The nucleotide sequence GCACTTCTGTTCTCGCACAAGAGATATTGCCTCATTTTAAAAATGAACAAATACCAGTGTTTGTCGCAGGTGGAATAGGAAGAGGCGAAATGATAGTGAACTATCTAGAAATGGGAGCAAGTGGCTGTCAAATAGGTACATTATTTGTCTGCACAAATGAGTCAATTGCCCACAAAAATTTTAAAGAAGTGTTTATCAAATCAGCTGCGCGTAATGCAGTATCTTCTGTGCAGATCAGTGCTGATTTTCCTGTAATTCCAGTAAGAGCTATAGCTAACAAAGCAAATGACGATTTTATGAAGCATCAAAGAGACATTATCGATAAATATCAAAATGGACAGATCTCAAAAGAAAATGGGCAGCTTGAAATAGAAAAATTCTGGGCTGGAGCTTTAAGAAGGGCAGTAATTGATGGAGATGTTGAAACAGGATCTTTAATGGCCGGTCAAAGTGTTGGCATGGTTGATAGAGAAAAGCCTGTAAAAGAAGTAATAGATATGCTAGTTCAACAGGCAAGCAATTATGTTGAAATGTAAAATCAGTAATCAGCAAAGAAAATAGTTAGCAAATTGCTATAATTATCCGTAATAAGGCATAACTGCCCAGTTTTAATGTAAAATTAACGCTAAAGAGGTATTCATACATTTTATTTGTATGAGAGGAATGTTATGCTTGATTCATCATATGAGGAAAGAGTGCTATTTGATAGCGCAGTAGGAAACAATACTTACTCATCTACTAGCGATCCTATCAGAAGTTCACAAATCTCAGATAAGAGAAAGGAGAAAACAGAGAATTATTCAGCATCAAAAACGAAAGAGTTGTACGAAATTATACACAAAAAGGTCACAAAAAAAAAACATACTCATGAAAATCTAAAAAAGGGAGATGGAACTATCACAAAATGCATAGAGTTGTTCAACAAAGGAGCTGATCCTAACGTATTAATTCAATTAGAAAAATTACTGAGAGAGCAAGAAGAATATCAAAAATATTATAGATATTATATTGACAACTTCCTTCCAGCATTGAAAAAAGAAGTAATGGGATTAGAGGTCAGACTTCCAGTATTTAAGAATGAAATAGAAAAATCACAAGGATCACCAACAGGAAGAGGAAAAATATTAGAAATAATTTCAGTAATTACTAATAAGAACAGTGATAAAAATCATTCTAATAGCACTATTCAAAATCAGAAAGGTTCTAGAAATAATCAAACAGATAGACAAGGTAATGTTATGGGATTATTTAAGAAAAAAATTTTCCTAGTGAAGTTGAAATTCCCAAAAATTCAGGTATTAATCCTCTGGAAAAGGATTCTTTAGCTAAGGGTGTAAGTGGAAAAGGAACCCCAGGAACATACAATACCTTGAGAAGTTCAGGTTATTATGGTAATTTAACAACTCCTACATCAGAACAATCGCAAGCAAGAAAGAAGATCGCACAATCACAATTGAATAGTCAATCTGACCTTTCGATTGATTGTAAAGATTTAAAGAATGACTTAGATAGTGGAGTAAGTTCACCTGGCTTGTTATCAAGTAGCAGAAGGAGCAGCTTAACTTCAGTAACAAGCACTTCATCTGAAGAAGATTTAGACTCAATATTAAGCTCTGCTAAGAAAAATAATAATCTACAAAAAGAGGAAATGCAACCAGAGCAAGTTGCAGCAGCAGAGCCACAGATGCAAGAAAGTGAAAATTCAGGTGATCAAGTTAAAGAAAAGCTAATATTAAAGAGTGAAGAATCTGGGCCAAAGTTGCTTGAGCTTAAACTTGAAAAAAAAGAGGAAAAAGCTGTTTTAAATAAACAAGAAGCTGCTAATTACGAAAATAAGAGTAAAGTTAAAGAACCTCATAATAAAAATCTTCACGTCGCACTTGTAACAAGTTCTGCTCTCTTAGCAATAGGGTGCATTGTTGCAGGAGTAATGACATCAGGATTAGTAGGAGCAGGACTGTTTGTGGTGGCTGCAGTGTTTGCTACAGCTGCTGCTGCTGAATTTTGTTCAAATATTCTGTCAAGTAAATTGACATCCATTAGTGTGAGTCCTCTTGTTGATAATAAAGAGCTAACACGGTGATAAAAGTTAAATATGAGTTACTTATGGTGAGCAAGTGAATTCGGTTCTTGCCTATTGATGTAAAAATTGTTACATTTGAGGAGTATCTTAAAGGTATTTAGCTGATGCATATTCAATTGGGTAGAGTTTTTGCTATTGTAGCTCTGTTAAGTTTTATCTTCATGTCATGTTCTAGCAAAGCAAGTGATGAATTGAAAAATATACCAGGAACGTTGAAAGAACTTATTTCTTCATTTTCAGTTAAAGATACTGTAGAAAATATAAGTCCCTCAACAATTATAGGTTTATGTATAGCTACAGTGATACTTGCAGTAGTGTTCAGAGGCCTAATTTTTTTCATGATAATATTTGGCGTACTGATCATGATGTTTGGAAGCACAGAAAAGGCAACAGATTACCTGAAAGAAAAATTCAACTTTGCAAAGGACATACAGTTACAATCCAATAACAAAAAAGAAGATAAGGATTCAGTAAGATAGATGATTCTTTATTATCTTTTTATTGAATACGCATGATATTGTATGCAACCAAAAATACCAGCTACTAGCTCTAATTCTGAAAAAAAGAACAATTTAGCGTTACTAGAAAGTATTAATTTAGATTTTATCCCTTATGCTTGCCACTACGATGAAGAAACTATACTAACAAAACAGGGGGAATTGTTAAAAATAATCAAATTAGAAGACTATTCTTCAGTTGATAACTATGGTGATCTTAGAACTGAAATTAGAAAAAGTATATCAAAAAATATCAAGAGTTTATATTTTACCGTTTGGATTCACACTGTCCGTAAGCGCAATAAACTGATCTTACAGTGGAATAAAACTGCAGACTTTTCCGATCAGCTACACTCAACATGGTTTAATAAACTAGTTGATAGTAAACTACAGTATATAAATGAGCTATACATTGTGGTGTTACTTAGTGATTTTGGCAAACATATTAATAATGCATTTTTTTTTGGCAGGATAAAGAATAGGCACAAGTTATTTTTACAAAAAAATCATCAAGAATTACAAAAAATAACTGACCTGATTCAAAAAGATTTAGAACCTTTTGGAGCTAAAAAACTGGGCCTTAGGTCTAGTGAAGGCAAAATATATTCTCAAATGATGGAATTTCTCCATTACATTATTACATTAACGCACAAAGATTATCCGATATGTGAAAGGGATCTATCGCAGCATGTGAAAAACCTAAAAGTAGCTTTCGGTTTCAATAAATTTCAAACATCGTTTGAAGGTCAACAGAAGTTTGGTTCTATTTTTTGCATAAAGGAATATCGAGAAATCCCCTTAGAAAATATAGATAGGTGTTTGCAACTTGACTCTGAGCTTATCATCACAGAAATAATAATATTTACTAGTAATAATAAAGCAGTAAAAGAATTCAAAAAACAAATTAATATACTGCAAATCAGTGAGGACAATACCTTACTTCAAAACTCAGGAATAAATGAAATAATAGAGCTTGAAAAAATTTCTGCTATGGATTTTTGTCAACAGAAAATTATTGTTACAATCTTTGCAGATGATAAGAATAGGTTAGCTAAAAATATCAGCGATTTATCCTCTGTAATGTCGTTAATCGGGTTGATGATGTTTAGAACTGATCTGCACATGGAAAATCATTTTTGGGCACAGCTTCCTGGAAACTTTGCTTTTGTTACACAACCAAAAAATATATTAGAAAAATATGCTTGCAGCTTTGCTATGTTGCATGATTTTACATCAGGTACGTTAAAAGGAGGAAGATGGAAAGAAGCAGTAACAGTTTTTTTTTCAAAAAAAGGCAGTCCTTACTTTTTTAACTTTCATGGAAAGAAAAATAATGGTCATACCACAATACTTGGAGCTCCAAATTCAGGTAGAACCTCACTGATCAATTTCTTACTTTCGGAATCAAGAAAATTTAACCCTAGGATTGTTATATTGGATAATACTGGAAAATCAATAATATTTACTAAAGCAGTAAGCGGCCAATATTACATAATTGATCCAAAATATAAAGATAAAAGTCTAAAATTTAACCCACTGAACATTGAAGATAGTGCTTCTAATCGCAATATGCTTGTTGAATTGATCAAAAGGATGGTTGCAGATGCAAGTTTGGTAGACGTAGAAGAAAAGACAAAAAAAATTGTAGATTCTATATTTACTATACCAAGAGAATCACGCTCTATTTCTCAAATTTCTGAAGTGCTTTTACTTCTTGGAGGCAAAATAAGTAAATGGTGTGGTGAAGGTGAATTTGCTTACTTATTCCAAGATGGTGATGAGTCAGATATTGACTGGGGAACAAAAACTATATCCCTCAATACTGCAAATCTCACTAAGCAAAAAGAATGTATGTCCGTGATACTTTACTATTTCTTATACTCTTTCGAAGCAAAATGTGATGGCTCACCTGCAATACTTGTTTTGGATGAAGCATGGGAGATAAGTAATATTTTTCCTACAGAGGGAGAGTTTGACGACTGGATGCAAAGAATGACAAAGTTAAATGTTGTAGTAATTCTAAGTACTGAAAACTTAAACCTAGCATTTGCTAGCAAGTTTACTCAATATTTAGATAAGCATGTCGATACGAGGATCCTGATGCCGAACATAAATGCAAACAGGTTATACATGAAAGCATTTTCTCTGTCGAAAGAGGAACTGAATGTCATTTTGCAAACACCAACACAGGAAGGTTTATTTTTGATAAAGCAATACAAAGGTTTAGTAACTTTAAATCTAGATTTGAAGAATATAAAAGAAATACATGTACTTTCAGCTAATAAAGAGACTATAAAGTATATGTATGAGGCGATGAAGGAAAAAGGCGAGAAAGTGAGTAAGTGGTTACCGGTGTTCTATGAAAAATGTAAAGCTTAATTTTTTATTGATATTCTCCTTGATATTTTGTCTTTCTTATCAAGGATATGCTGATTGTCCGCGTTTTGTGGAAAGTAATACTGATATTGAGGCAAATGCAAGTAAAGTAGGTAAAGGCTTTTGGAACTTCTTTACTGGCAAGTGGGGTAGCCTGGATTTTGATCCTCATCTATTAAAAGAAATCAAAGTAACAATGGTGAAAGATCAAGGAGTAGGCGGTTACTTCGATCCAAAAATTAAGGTCTGCGATTACGAAGGGAACGACAACTGTTATATATTATCCAGTGGAACATTCTGCCGCAAGATATATGGAACGCAGAGTACAGGAGCTGGAATTTCTGCAGCAGCTTTTATCGATTGGGAAGGAGATAAAACAAAGGCTGGAGGAGAAATTGCTCAAGGTCTTGGATGGGAATGGGTAGATGGTGTTACTGATGAAGAAAAAGTAAAATTTGCTAATTCTCCTAAGATATGCGCTTGTAGCCAAAAGGGTGCTTGTATGTCAGGAATTTCTTCATGGGGCTCTAGAGTATTTTCTGGGGAAAATATTTTTCGTCCTGGAGAGATGGAAAAAGCTTGTGATACATGCTATCAAACAAAGGTAAAGTGTGCCCCTGTACAACTTGCACCTGGCCCACCTCCATTTTGTGAACAACTTGCGATGTCACCACCACAAGTTAGAATTGTCCCTATAACAAATGAAGACAATGATTACTTTCATCCAAGAGTTGGAGTCATTATTAGTGAGCTGAAAGAAAGAAGAGAGCTACCTTTTCCACGCGTTATTTCAAGTAATAAAAACATTCAAAGTGCTACATACTCTATTCCAGATAAAGATACCCACCATCACTTTAATACTTATAGAAAAAAAGGTCAGCTCTGCACTGAATATTATGGTACTGAGAGAGAAGAGTCCAAAAGAAAATTACAATTTCCTGCTCGCTGCTTCCCAGCGCCACCTGCTCCAAAGATTGAAGAAGTGAGCATACCAAAGCCTAATGAGGGTAAAGGCGAAAATACGCTAAAAGTAAAAATGAAGATAAGTGAGAACGTTTGTACTTATGACGCACGTGGAACTCACAGTAATGGCATCTGTACTTTTTATGTTAATAAAAATTCTCCTACATACATTGGCCATCTGCCTTTAATAGTAGTAAAGCCAGCAATAGTAGAAAAAACAACCAATAGCGGTAATAGAAAAAGTGATATCGATAACATAATAGAAGGTGTATTAAAAAATAATTCGCAATTTGAAGTTCTCAAAAAGTATGGATACGTTCCCGATATTGAAACAGAATGTAAAGAGCTTCAGAATGGTAAGTGCAAACTAGATGACTCAGGATATCCAAAAGTAGAAATAAAATATAAAGAAAATCCTAAAAGTAAAATGCTCTGCCTTTCTGGTTGGCAGCCGGAACCAGAAGAGCTTGTTGTTGAAAAAGGAAGTGAGCTAATACCACTGAAGTCAGTAGGAGCAAGCTATGCTAAACACAATACTGTTTACTCGAAAGAATCAAATCAATCTTATTATTTTCCCTGTAACGAAACAATTGAGGTTTTAGCAAAGCCACAAGATGCACTAGATGAAATAATATTCAATAAAAAAGGATATATTTCTATTCCTGCTGAAAATAAGCCTAGAGATAATTGCATGGCGAAAGAGGATAAAGAGGTAGATACAAAACAAAATTGTGACAAATGCAAAATAGTATATGAGTTAACAGATGGAAAGTATGAAGAAAAAAATTGTAATCATGGTGATGATGGTTGCCTCTGCTTTGATGGAGTGTGTAGTCGCTCAACACAGTATATAGGCAAGGATAATAAGCCTTTTTACTTAAGAGTTTCACAAGATGAAAGTGGCGTTGTAACGAAGTTAGATAATCCAATTAAAGCAAATAGAACAGAAGTCTTTTTCGCTGATAAATTATGCAGGTTCGATTTAGACGGTTTAAAAAAGAGATTGCGTGAAATAATAATAGCACAATTGAAACATAAGAAGCAGATTATTGAAAACAGGGATCAAAAACTTTATGAGCTTGGAGATGGCTATACAGATGATCTGTCAATGTATGATTACGTTGAAATAGAAGCATGGGGAGGTGGTGAAGCTGGTCATATAGCTGATAAAGCTCAGTCTACAGAAAATAGACCAGGAACGCCAGGTGATTACATTAAAGCTAAACTGAGAGTCAACCCTAGTTATCCATATATTAAAGTAAAAGTAACAGAAGGAGGTGGTGGACAAGAAAATCATATATCTAACAAGGATGGGGGACCTACTTTAATAAAAATGTGCAGAGACCTTTCAGAAACAATTTGTAAAGATTTAATTACTGTTGCAGGTGGAGGTACACACAGAACCTATGGGGGAAAGAATTACAAAGATACAATAATTCATGAAGAAAGTTTAAAATTAAAAGAAGAAATTAAGAAAGGGGAAAAGCTAAACTCTAGTAAAGATAATAAAATAGCATATATAGAAAATGGTGAGATTGGGTATAAAGATGTAACAAAGTGTAGTAAAAACTACGTGAATAAAACATATGGTGCTGGTGGTTGTATCAACAAAAGCAGCAAAAGTTATAGCAAGGGCGCTCCTGGTTATGTGAAAATTAAACCTATATTTGATGAAATTAATAAAGAAAGAGTAAAAAAAATAGATGATGCTATTGAAAAAATGATACAAAATCCAGATGACATCACAGGTATTGATGATTCCTTAATAAATAAACTTGATCAAAAGATTATTGATACAATTAAAGAAGAAATTAGAAAAGAATTGTTAGGATTATAGTCAAAGGACCCTGATGGTTGCAAATGGGGTAAAGTTGAATTTACATCACTGAGAGTATCTGTTCAGATGCATGTGAAACCAGTGTTTCTTTTTTTGTATCTCAGTTCTCATAATGTCATCCCAGTGCATAACGCACAGCTGTACAGAACATTGAAGATGTCATTCCAGTGCGTGACACTGGAATCCATGTAAATTTAACTGGACGCCAATGTCACAAACTAGTTTTCTCATCTATCTTATTTTGCCACTCTGCTGAACAGATACGTCAATTTCATCTACTGATGAGCTAGGTCTGCTATCATTTATATGTTGTACCAAAAGCTCCATAATTTTTTTTTGCTCATAAAATTGCTGAAATGAATATATTCTATTCGAGCCAACTAACACGAAGTATCCTCCTTGTACATTTGGAGGATTATCATGCCAGCTAATGTTTCTTACGTACTCAGCAGCTTGTAAGGAATTATCTCCTGAAAGGTTTTTAATATTAGGATCAGCACCTTTTTCTAGCAGTAATCTTGCCATTTTTTCATTACCTTTCATAGCTGCTATATGTAGAGGTGTATTGCCAAGCTGATTGCCAATATTGACATCCACCCCTTCTACACTAAGTAATAATTGAGCTACCTCGTCATGGCCATTATTAACAGCTACACACAAAGGATTCATACTGGTATCACAGCCATTGACTTTAGCACCATTATCAAGAAGCAACTTAACTACTGCTTCATGCCCATTCTGAGCAGCTAGATACAAGGGTGTGACATTATTTTTTTTATCTACTATGTTAACATCAGCATTTTTTGTGCTAATTAATAGTTCAACTATTTCAGTATGTCCGTTCTGAGAGGCTAAGTACAGAGCTGTTATACCAAATTCATTGTCTTTAGCATCAATCTCAATTTCTTGAGTATTAAGCAACACCTTTACAACTTCTACAAGTCCATTTTGAGCAGCAATATGTAAAGGTGTCTTACCATCAGTACAGTCTTTTATATTGGGATCAGCTCCCGCTTTAATTAACTCCTCTACTATAGCTTTGCTTTTAGCTACAACAGCAAAGTGTAAAACTGTACTGCCTTTAGTAGTTCTTGCATGAATATTAGCTTCTTTACTGATTAGTAACTTTACTACGTCTAAATGTCCTGAATAAGCAGCAAAATGCAAGGCTGTAAATCCTTTTTTATCCTTGATATTGATATCAGTTTTTACATTAAGTAATAACCTAACTTCATTTATGTTACCATTATAAGCGGCTTGATGTAATAGAACATTTTCAACCGAGAGCGATTGAGTGCTGAACATATTTACCTCTATATAATAGTATGCCTAGTGGTATTACATCAAAACAAGGAACATTCAAGAAAAATTTTGCATCTGGCAATCTAATTTTCTCTATTCTAATATATACAAACTCTTTAAACCCACCTTGTAATCAGGATAAACTAGAGAGACACCAAGATCTTTTTTAATTTTAGTATTGCTTACTTTTTTTGACCCTAAATAAAAACCCCGTGCGTAATTTGGTACAGAAGAAATCTCAACTGGCTCTGGAGGGCTAATATTGAGAAGCTCGGCTGCATAAGTGACCACTTCAGATTGCGTAGCAGGTAAATCATCTGCACAATTGTATATCTCATAAGGCTTTATATTTTGCATGGAAGAAAATAAAATATTCGATATATCTTCAACATGAATACGAGAAAATTTTTTTTTCACATTTCTTGCTTTGCCAAGCTGCAGGTCAATTAGCGCATTTCTACCAGGACCATATATCCCAGCCAACCGGAAAATATGTACAGGCAATTTGCTATTTAGCCACTTTTCTTCGGACTTAAGGCGCTTTTTTCCTCTAATTTCTATAGGCTTTGTTTCAGATTCCTCATTCACCCAATTACCACAGTGTTCACCATAAACATTAGTTGCAGACAGATAACCAAGCCATTTAATATTCTCCAGACAATGACCGTATCTCTCCATAACATCATCGCCGTCTGGAGGAATAGAAACTAAAACATGCGTTACGCTTTTAAGTAGATCTTGGTCGACCTTTTCATAATTAAAAAGTTGTATATCTTTATTTCTTGATGTACCGCTAACTTTCCAACCTAAATTTAGTAATTTTTGCGATAAAAATTTAGCTACATATCCATAGCCAAAGCAAAACAAGTGCATGAAAATTAATTTTTAAAATTCTTCTTGATAAATTCAACCCCTAACTTTATTCCCTCTTCATTAATAATATGCCCTAATCCATGAATTGGGTATCCTTGAGCGTTTACTCCATTTTCTTTCAGAGCTTTAACCGCTAAATCAAGGGAAGAAAAAGGTACCATGTCATCAGCATCACCATGAATAACACATATGCTGGGTTTTGATTTGATCTCCGGTGCAGTTTTTGAAGGTGAAAGAAACCTACCAGAGTATGCAACAACTGATGCACAAGACTGAAGTCGGGTAAGAGCTACATGCATTGCAAGCATTGCCCCTTGAGAAAATCCAACTAAAGAAAGCTGCATATCTTTTAAATTAAGCTCCTTTAATTTTGCATCAATAAAATGATTTACAATTGATGCAGCATTTTTCACCCCATTATATAGTG is from Wolbachia endosymbiont (group B) of Hofmannophila pseudospretella and encodes:
- a CDS encoding SDR family oxidoreductase; translated protein: MHLFCFGYGYVAKFLSQKLLNLGWKVSGTSRNKDIQLFNYEKVDQDLLKSVTHVLVSIPPDGDDVMERYGHCLENIKWLGYLSATNVYGEHCGNWVNEESETKPIEIRGKKRLKSEEKWLNSKLPVHIFRLAGIYGPGRNALIDLQLGKARNVKKKFSRIHVEDISNILFSSMQNIKPYEIYNCADDLPATQSEVVTYAAELLNISPPEPVEISSVPNYARGFYLGSKKVSNTKIKKDLGVSLVYPDYKVGLKSLYILE
- a CDS encoding ankyrin repeat domain-containing protein, giving the protein MFSTQSLSVENVLLHQAAYNGNINEVRLLLNVKTDINIKDKKGFTALHFAAYSGHLDVVKLLISKEANIHARTTKGSTVLHFAVVAKSKAIVEELIKAGADPNIKDCTDGKTPLHIAAQNGLVEVVKVLLNTQEIEIDAKDNEFGITALYLASQNGHTEIVELLISTKNADVNIVDKKNNVTPLYLAAQNGHEAVVKLLLDNGAKVNGCDTSMNPLCVAVNNGHDEVAQLLLSVEGVDVNIGNQLGNTPLHIAAMKGNEKMARLLLEKGADPNIKNLSGDNSLQAAEYVRNISWHDNPPNVQGGYFVLVGSNRIYSFQQFYEQKKIMELLVQHINDSRPSSSVDEIDVSVQQSGKIR
- a CDS encoding alpha/beta hydrolase — encoded protein: MIELKSQEICPNGNKKNLIIFFHGWGSSGDNFVHLAKVMGKFLPDSYLVIPNAPFKREIGDGYQWFSLEDRSEEALYNGVKNAASIVNHFIDAKLKELNLKDMQLSLVGFSQGAMLAMHVALTRLQSCASVVAYSGRFLSPSKTAPEIKSKPSICVIHGDADDMVPFSSLDLAVKALKENGVNAQGYPIHGLGHIINEEGIKLGVEFIKKNFKN
- a CDS encoding type VI secretion protein yields the protein MQPKIPATSSNSEKKNNLALLESINLDFIPYACHYDEETILTKQGELLKIIKLEDYSSVDNYGDLRTEIRKSISKNIKSLYFTVWIHTVRKRNKLILQWNKTADFSDQLHSTWFNKLVDSKLQYINELYIVVLLSDFGKHINNAFFFGRIKNRHKLFLQKNHQELQKITDLIQKDLEPFGAKKLGLRSSEGKIYSQMMEFLHYIITLTHKDYPICERDLSQHVKNLKVAFGFNKFQTSFEGQQKFGSIFCIKEYREIPLENIDRCLQLDSELIITEIIIFTSNNKAVKEFKKQINILQISEDNTLLQNSGINEIIELEKISAMDFCQQKIIVTIFADDKNRLAKNISDLSSVMSLIGLMMFRTDLHMENHFWAQLPGNFAFVTQPKNILEKYACSFAMLHDFTSGTLKGGRWKEAVTVFFSKKGSPYFFNFHGKKNNGHTTILGAPNSGRTSLINFLLSESRKFNPRIVILDNTGKSIIFTKAVSGQYYIIDPKYKDKSLKFNPLNIEDSASNRNMLVELIKRMVADASLVDVEEKTKKIVDSIFTIPRESRSISQISEVLLLLGGKISKWCGEGEFAYLFQDGDESDIDWGTKTISLNTANLTKQKECMSVILYYFLYSFEAKCDGSPAILVLDEAWEISNIFPTEGEFDDWMQRMTKLNVVVILSTENLNLAFASKFTQYLDKHVDTRILMPNINANRLYMKAFSLSKEELNVILQTPTQEGLFLIKQYKGLVTLNLDLKNIKEIHVLSANKETIKYMYEAMKEKGEKVSKWLPVFYEKCKA
- a CDS encoding NAD(P)H-dependent flavin oxidoreductase; translation: MLSRLWKKGTNFLGSEFAIMGGAMSWVSERNLVSAISNAGGFGVIACGAMSPDLLKKEIIETQKLTHKPFGVNLITMHPNLSELIDICIETKVSHIVLAGGLPKKPNIEKIKNAGIKVMCFTPALSLAERLVKMGVDALIIEGMEAGGHIGPVSTSVLAQEILPHFKNEQIPVFVAGGIGRGEMIVNYLEMGASGCQIGTLFVCTNESIAHKNFKEVFIKSAARNAVSSVQISADFPVIPVRAIANKANDDFMKHQRDIIDKYQNGQISKENGQLEIEKFWAGALRRAVIDGDVETGSLMAGQSVGMVDREKPVKEVIDMLVQQASNYVEM